One region of Candidatus Omnitrophota bacterium genomic DNA includes:
- the truB gene encoding tRNA pseudouridine(55) synthase TruB, giving the protein MSDPDGILLVDKPAGMTSHDMIDLIRRNFGIKKAGHAGTLDPAATGLLVILTGKATKLSSKFMSGDKEYEAIMTLGRKTDSGDAEGKVLAETGYAHITAEKIRDVFKGFEGETGQVPPMFSAIQIKGKRLYQLARRGVEVPREPRNINIKELRISGIELPLVHFTVRCSKGTYIRKLCDDIGDRLGCGGYLSGLRRTASGEFALKDSIDITGLKSISRSGLEERLVKI; this is encoded by the coding sequence ATGTCTGACCCGGACGGCATACTGCTGGTGGATAAGCCCGCAGGCATGACCTCTCACGATATGATCGACCTTATACGGCGCAATTTTGGTATAAAAAAGGCGGGGCACGCGGGTACGCTGGACCCGGCTGCGACGGGCCTCCTTGTAATACTGACAGGAAAGGCGACGAAACTTTCTTCTAAATTCATGAGCGGCGACAAGGAATATGAGGCGATAATGACGCTGGGCAGGAAGACCGATTCGGGAGACGCGGAAGGAAAGGTATTGGCCGAAACCGGTTATGCGCACATAACCGCGGAGAAGATACGGGATGTATTCAAGGGTTTCGAAGGGGAGACAGGGCAGGTCCCTCCGATGTTCTCCGCGATACAGATCAAAGGCAAGAGGCTCTATCAGCTCGCAAGGAGAGGCGTAGAGGTGCCGCGCGAACCGCGAAATATAAATATAAAGGAGTTAAGGATAAGCGGGATCGAATTGCCGCTGGTCCATTTTACCGTAAGGTGCTCAAAGGGGACATATATAAGGAAGCTGTGCGACGATATAGGCGACAGGCTCGGCTGCGGGGGGTATCTCTCAGGCCTGCGCCGCACCGCATCCGGCGAATTCGCATTAAAGGATTCGATTGATATAACCGGCCTGAAATCGATCTCAAGGTCCGGATTGGAAGAGCGATTGGTTAAAATATGA